In Shewanella glacialimarina, the genomic stretch ACTTGGTATTGGCCAATTCCTTCAACCTGCACCAGCATTGAATGCCCCCCCGACACTAGCAAAGCCACAAACGGAAACTCGGGAGCATCATCCTCTAGCATAGGGGCAAGTAAATGCCCTTCCATATGATGAACACCAACCGCGGGTTTGTCCCAGGCATAAGCCAGCGAACGCCCAACACAAGCACCCACTAACAAAGCACCAATTAGGCCTGGTCCTTTAGTAAAAGCAACCCCATCAATATCATTAACAGACGAGTTAGCCTCAGCTAAAGCTTGCTTAATTAACGGAACGATTTTACGCACATGGTCACGAGAAGCTAATTCGGGTACTACGCCACCATAGTCTGCATGAAGCTTTACTTGGCTATACAATACGTGAGAAAGTAACCCTTGCTGATCATCATAAATCGCGATGCCAGTCTCATCACATGATGTTTCAATACCAATAATGCGCATAATGTCTCGTTTTCAATAAATAAGGCGGCCAATTCTAGCGCTTGAAGCGATTTTTCTCCAGATAAAATCTGTATCGTCTTTAGTGGTATACGCGCCGATCATTTTTGATCGCCGATCTAATCACAAAAACAACTAGTTATTGTCATTAGGCCCGATGATGTGCAGACAATCAGAACAAGGGGTTTACAAAGACCCTTGCCTCGGTGTAAAATTCCGCACCATTTTAATTAGCCTTTGGCTATTTAAAAGTTTAAGTTAAAAAACTAAAACATTTAATATCCAACTCAACTACACCTAAGGGGTGATGGCGTATGCCAATTATTAAAGTACGTGAAAACGAACCATTCGACGTAGCTCTACGTCGTTTCAAGCGCTCTTGTGAAAAAGCTGGTATCTTAGCGGATGTGCGTGCTCGTGAATTCTACGAGAAGCCAACTACTGCTCGTAAGCGTGCAAAAGCTGCTGCAGTTAAACGTCTAGCTAAAAAGCTTTCTCGCGAAAACGCACGTCGCGTACGTTTATATTAATCTCATTATGAGCCTAATCGATCAGCTAAAAGAGCAGATGAAAGATGCTATGCGTGCCAAAGAAAAGGTGCGCTTAGGTACTATTCGTATGGCACTCGCTGCCATCAAACAAGTTGAAGTGGATACCCGCGAAACCTTGAATGATGAACAGGTGATAGCTATCTTAACCAAAATGGTCAAGCAACGCCGTGATTCAATGTCTCAATATGAAGCAGCGAATCGCCCAGAGCTTGCACAAGTAGAAGCGGATGAAATTCAAGTAATTGAAACTTTCTTACCAACACCATTAACTGAAACGGAAATTGCGGCGATTATCGACGCAACAATCGTAAAAGTAGGTGCTACTAACATGGCGGATATGGGCAAAGTAATGGGAGCATTAAAATCTGAAGTTCAGGGCCGTGCTGATATGAGTGCCATAGGTGCTTTAATCCGTACAAAATTGAAGTAATCAGGCGTTAATGTTGAATAAGCCGTGCACCTGCACGGCTTGTTTGTTTACATCAATTGATAAAGTGACTTCGAGAATATATAGCAATCAATGGCGATCCCCCGTGATTTTATCAATGAACTTATTGCTCGAACAGATATTGTCGATCTGATCGACCGAAAAGTACCATTGAAAAAAGCTGGTAAAAACCATTCAGCTTGTTGTCCTTTTCATAGTGAGAAATCACCGTCTTTTACTGTCAGCAGAGATAAACAGTTTTACCATTGTTTTGGTTGCGGTGCCCATGGCAATGCGATTGATTTTATAATGGAATATGACCGCTTAGAATTTGTTGATGCTATTGAAGAACTAGCGGGTCAACTCGGATTAGATGTTCCACAAGAAAATGGCAATGCAAAACGCCAGGATCATGGACTCAGTCGAGATTTATATCAGTTAATGGAAGAAGCAAGCTTGTTCTACCAAAGCCAACTGAGACAGCATCAAGACAAACAAAAAGTATTAGACTACCTTGATTTTAGAGGGCTTTCTGAAGATGTTATTAAACACTTCGGCATTGGCTTTGCCCCTGACGGCTGGGACGGATTATTAAGCCGCTACCGTCAAAATCAAACATCACTGGATAAACTACTTACTGCTGGCATGTTAATAGAAAATGACAGCGGTAAACGATATGACCGTTTTCGCGACAGATTAATGTTCCCCATTCGCGATAGACGTGGCCGAGTTATCGGCTTTGGTGGAAGAGTTTTAGGTGAAGGTACCCCTAAATACTTGAATTCTCCAGAAACGCCCATATTTCATAAGGGTAATGAACTTTACGGTTTATACGAATTAAAGCAACGTCACCGCGATCCACAACAAATATTAATTGTTGAAGGTTACATGGACGTAGTGGCGCTAGCACAATTTGAAGTTGATTATGCCGTCGCCTCACTTGGCACC encodes the following:
- the rpsU gene encoding 30S ribosomal protein S21 codes for the protein MPIIKVRENEPFDVALRRFKRSCEKAGILADVRAREFYEKPTTARKRAKAAAVKRLAKKLSRENARRVRLY
- a CDS encoding GatB/YqeY domain-containing protein, which gives rise to MSLIDQLKEQMKDAMRAKEKVRLGTIRMALAAIKQVEVDTRETLNDEQVIAILTKMVKQRRDSMSQYEAANRPELAQVEADEIQVIETFLPTPLTETEIAAIIDATIVKVGATNMADMGKVMGALKSEVQGRADMSAIGALIRTKLK